From the Phaseolus vulgaris chloroplast, complete genome genome, the window AGAATTTTTCTATCAACCGCCATCTACTTCAGAGATAGCGTCTGACACATTTTTTTAAAGTACAATTGTAAAAAGCAATTCCTTTTTTAAAAATTTCATCGTAATGTAAATCTAAAATACTAATACCAAATTCATAAAAAAATGAAGGAGAAGCAAAAAATGCAAGGTCGTTTGTCTTCTTGGCTAGTAAAACATGGACTAATTCATAGATCCTTGGGTTTCGATTACCTAGGAGTAGAAACTTTACAAATAAAGCCCGAGGATTGGCATTCCATTGCTGTCATTTTATATGTATATGGTTACAATTATCTACGTTCCCAATGTGCCTATGATGTAGCACCTGGAGGACTCTTAGCTAGTGTATATCATCTTACAAGAATAGAGTATGGTATAAATCAACCCGAAGAGGTATGCATAAAAATATTTGTATCAAGAAAAAATCCCAGAATTCCTTCTATTTTTTGGGTTTGGAAAAGTGCGGATTTTCAAGAACAGGAATCTTATGATATGTTGGGAATCTCTTATGATAGTCATCCGCGTCTAAGACGTATTTTAATGCCCGAAAATTGGATAGGATGGCCTTTGCGTAAAGATTATATCGCTCCAAATTTTTATGAAATACAAGATGCTCACTAAATGATAAAAATAAGAAACTAATCCAAACTTCAGCAACCCCAGATATTCAAAGAATATTAGTACATTCTTTTATAGATCAGACAAAATAATTGATTGACATTCAATCAGACAGAATAATCGAAGTCTCATTCAGATATTATTATGTATGTGAGAAATAACAAAATTCATAAATAATAGAATAATATAGGGTTTCAAATAGGATAGGGGTTCCTTAAGATTCTAAAACAAAAACAATACTTATTTCTTATCAGTCAAGCCAATAAAAGAAATAGGATGAACTGCAAAAATTCTTTATCTTTATCAAAAACTATATAACATACACATCAACAGCAATTATATGGCCACGAAAAAAAAACACAAAGAAAAGGGCTTGATTCTCTTTTGGTAATCCTTATAAGATGAATTCTTAATATTCTCACTCCACCCCAGAACTCCGACTTTTAGGTCTTTTAACCAACTAATTAAACCACTCCAATATTATGGAAATAGAAACCTTTCTTTGTATCGCAGAAAAAAAAAGGAAAAAAATAGATAAAGAATTCATTATCTATATATAGATATAGATACGATAGATAAACGAATATACCTAAAAAAATGCATCTATTCTTTAATCGTCTAGGAACAGTATATCTACAGATACCTAAATAGATAAAAGAAATATGTTATGTATGAGAATATAGAAAGAAGAGCACAAATTTGTCTGAGTATTTATCCCCATGAATATGGGGGATAGATACTCAGACAAATGAATATTGTGCCAGGAACCAGATTTGAACTGGTGACACGAGGATTTTCAGTCCTCTGCTCTACCAACTGAGCTATCCCGACCATTCTTGCAGCTTAAGACTTTTATTTGAAAAAATTATTGGAATATATGTGAATGAATCTATATCAACTAAGTAAAAAAAAAAGTTTGTAAGTGAGTTTCCGTAGTAATAATTCTTTTATATTGTTAATCGTTAATTACGCATATTCAAATTCTTTGCTCAAAAATAAGATATTCATTTATACCTTTCTCATTCAAAAAAATGATATGTGTTTCACATATATATCTATCTATATATATATTCCAAAACTAGTGACTTGTGATTATGTAAGAAAATTATGATAGATAGGAAATTGATGAAAATAAAAATTCCAATTTAGTTGGGAAAGAATAAATCGAATAAAACACATAAATAACAACTTAAAGATAGAGAGGGTATAGGAAAAAATTAGAAAGTGAAACAGGTTTTTTGGGGATAGAGGGACTTGAACCCTCATGATTTATTAAGTCGACGGATTTTCCTCTTACTTTCAATTTCATTGTTGTCGGTATTGACATGTAGAATAGGACTCTATCTTTATTCTCATCTGATTGATCAGTTCTTCAAGGGTTTTATCCGATTATGATAAAGTGAATAATTTCATCAAGAAATATTCCATCTTTTCTTCAACTTCGAGTTGGTTTGATTCACATCTTTCATTTGTGAATATTTTTATCACAAATCGATCTTCATTAATAAATAGTAATAAATTGAAAGAGTATTTCAGTATATATATGTCTCTAAATGTTTATTTTTGATCCATTCCTGGAATTTTGGTGAAAGGATTCTTTTACTAATGCAAGAAAAAAAGTCGTCAATTTCGTTTGTTAGAACAGCTTCCATAGAGTCTCTGCACCTATCCCTTTTTTATTATCACTTTCTGAATTTTTCTTTTTTTCAGAAAACGGGATTTGGCTCAGGATTGCCCATTGTGAATTCCAGGGTTTCTCTGAATTTGAAAATGATCACTTGGTAAGTTTCCATACCAAAACTCAATCCAATTAAGTCCGTAGCGTCTACCAATTTCGCCATATCCCCATCATTTTTTTGATATTTGAATCTGATTATAATATAATGCTCTTTTTTCATTTCTATTATGAGAATAATGCGGAAACTTTTGAATTCATTAAATCCATATTATTCTATTCAATATTCAAAACCCTTTTTTCTCCAATTTTCTTGATTTTATTTCATCTATACTCGATACCTTTATTTGCTTGAATCAGAACTGATTCTAATATCTATATATTAACAATTCAATATATACAGATATAGACCACATATCTACTTATCTTCTATGTACCTACTTTTATTATTTTTTCATACAATTTTCAATACTCGAATGGTCGATTCTTTTTATTTTTTTTTGTTTTTGCTGAAAAGAAAGAAACAATCCATTTATTCATATACAATTGATATAACTCAAACGAATCTAGTGGCTATAAAAAATCATTCTTTTAATGTAGAATTAGACATTTCTTTAAGAATCTGGAATTCCTTAATATTTACGAAAATTGACTTTCAATACTAATAAATAATCTTTTTGAAATCAATCAATTTAATAATATATATCTAGAATATTAGATCAAAAGAGATTATATTCATATTCATTATTATCTTGCACTTTATGTTATGGACTAACATAACATATAAATAATAGAAATTCTAAATATTGGGTTTGATTTTCTATATTTTCTATGTTTGTATTCATTTGAATTTTGTTATAAAGAACTAAAAATTTATAACTCAGATCCCATGAAATTCTTCTGCATATGTATATTTCGTTTACGTTAGCCGGTTTAGCTCAGAGGTTAGAGCATCGCATTTGTAATGCGATGGTCATCGGTTCGAATCCGATAACCGGCTTTTCTCAATTTGTTTTTTACATAATTGATAATATCTTTTTTAGAAATAAAAAATTGGGAGAGTTCGATCTCTCCGGAAGAAATCAAGAAAGAAACCTACTTTTTTGTATTTTTTTATATACAATACAATAAAGTTCGGATATTGATAAAATTAGTCTAATTCTTCTTTGTACTATAAAACTTTAGTAGATTTCGCTTCATTTCATTTATATATAATATTTTCCATTTCGTTTAGTTTTCATTTTGATTTATAATATTTTTCATTTTAAAAAAGGAGTTTTTATGTCACGTTACAGAGGACCTTGTTTCAAAAAAATACGTCGTCTGGGATATTTACCAGGACTTACTAGTAAAAAGCCAACAGTCAAAAACGAACTTAGAAATCAATTGCGCTTCAGTAAAAAATCTCAATATCGTATTCGTTTAGAAGAAAAACAAAAATTGCGTTTTCATTATGGTCTTACAGAACGACAATTGCTGAAATACGTTCGTATCTCCGGAAAAGCTAAAGGATCAACTGGTCAGGTTTTATTACAACTACTTGAAATGCGCTTGGATAACATACTTTTTCGATTGGGTATGGCTGCGACTATTCCTCAAGCCCGCCAATTCATAAACCATAGACATGTTTTAGTTAATGGTCGTATAGTAGATATACCAAGTTATCGTTGCAAACCTCAAGATATTATTACAGCGAAGGATGAACAAAAATCGAAAACTCTGATTCAAAATTATCTTGATTCAGCCCCCCGTGATAAATTGCCAAATCATTTGACTGTTCACCCTTTCCAATATAAAGGTTTAATTAATCAAATAATAGATAATAAATGGGTTGGTTTGAAAATCAATGAATTACTGGTTGTAGAATATTATTCTCGTCAAACTTAAACCTAACTAAAATAACAAGAGTTTTTTTTTTGACGAGGATTTTCTGTTATTCAGATATCATAGACATGGATATGGAAAAATTGATATTCCTTGCCCACCCGTTATCCACTATTTTTTGTATTAGCGAAAAATTAGGAATAGAGAGTCCATATCAACAAATTTGAAATAATAGTATGCATTGGGATGAGTAATATTGATGAATTTGGTAAAGATTCGGAAAGAGAGGGATTCGAACCCCCGGTAAACAAAAAGCCTACATAGCAGTTCCAATGCTACGCCTTGAACCACTCGGCCATCTCTCCTATATAATGATGCCCAGAAACCGGTTGAATGTTGAATAGTGAATCAGTCATATTTTTAATCAATGCATAAAACCTATTCAAACTATCAAAATAAAAAGTAAAATTAGAAATACAAAGTAAAATAAAAAAAAACCTCCTACAAGGTCTTAGGATAAACAAATTTGATTAATTAGTTTATTTTTACGTTATTTCGCACTGTATTGTACAATTCCTTTATTTGTGGGATTGATTTCTCACACCAGAATTAATTAAATTATAGAATGGATTTATACCTATGCCTAGATCTCGGATAAATGAAAATTTTATTGATAAGACCTTTTCAATTGTAGCCAATATCTTATTACGAATAATTCCGACAACTTCAGGAGAAAAAAGGGCATTCACTTATTACAGAGATGGTGTGATTTGATTCCATTTTTTTTTTACCGAAATCGGTAAAAAAAAATGGAAAAAACTCACGCGTGTTGAAGGTGAAATTTGTAAATAAAAAAAAGGATTAATTCCTTCTGTCGTGTATCCTCGATTAATGAAGCCTTATATGCTTGAACTTTAGGTTTCTAGTATTAAGCGAAAGGTTATACCTATACTTATGGGGTTAGGTCAACCCCAAATTACTAGTACTGATAGGCAACATTGGGAAAGAAGCACTACGCTTGGGAATCAAGGACACGAAAACTTTGTATCTATCTATATCCATGGCTTATCGAGATTGGGACTAACAGGAATGGTTGGGACAATCAATATCCATCTCGTTCATATTTTGGATACCCATAGAACCATCGAAGATTATTGAAGTGACTAATTCCAGGAAATTAAGCAGCGTAGAGGACAAAGAAATTGTTGAAGTTATTTTTTTTTATCAAGTACCTACATACTTCATGTTAAGAAATAATTTTTGACAGGAAGGTTGGCTAGAGATTTATTGTAAAAACACTAGCTCTGTTCAGTTGAAAATGAGAATACTGGAATCTTTTTTGATTTTATGGATTTTTATCATTACACACATAAGGGGGGAGCCGTATGAGATGAAAATCTCACGTACAGTTCTGGAGCGGAGATTCTTTGAACCAAATGACGACCGTAACGGATGTCAGCTCAATCTGAAGGAAATTATGCAGAAGCTTTACAGAATTATTATGAGGCTATGCGACTGGAAATTGATCCCTATGATCGAAGTTATATACTTTATAACATAGGCCTTATTCACACAAGTAACGGAGAACATACTAAAGCTTTGGAATATTATTTTCGGGCGCTCGAACGAAACCCATTTTTACCCCAAGCTTTTAATAATATGGCCGTGATCTGTCATTACGTGCGACTATCTCCACTATAGAAAGAAA encodes:
- the ycf3 gene encoding photosystem I assembly protein Ycf3; its protein translation is MPRSRINENFIDKTFSIVANILLRIIPTTSGEKRAFTYYRDGMSAQSEGNYAEALQNYYEAMRLEIDPYDRSYILYNIGLIHTSNGEHTKALEYYFRALERNPFLPQAFNNMAVICHYRGEQAIRQGDSEVAESWFNQAAEYWKQAIALTPGNYIAAQNWLKITGRFE
- the ndhJ gene encoding NADH dehydrogenase subunit J — its product is MQGRLSSWLVKHGLIHRSLGFDYLGVETLQIKPEDWHSIAVILYVYGYNYLRSQCAYDVAPGGLLASVYHLTRIEYGINQPEEVCIKIFVSRKNPRIPSIFWVWKSADFQEQESYDMLGISYDSHPRLRRILMPENWIGWPLRKDYIAPNFYEIQDAH
- the rps4 gene encoding ribosomal protein S4 — its product is MSRYRGPCFKKIRRLGYLPGLTSKKPTVKNELRNQLRFSKKSQYRIRLEEKQKLRFHYGLTERQLLKYVRISGKAKGSTGQVLLQLLEMRLDNILFRLGMAATIPQARQFINHRHVLVNGRIVDIPSYRCKPQDIITAKDEQKSKTLIQNYLDSAPRDKLPNHLTVHPFQYKGLINQIIDNKWVGLKINELLVVEYYSRQT